A region from the Aphis gossypii isolate Hap1 chromosome 1, ASM2018417v2, whole genome shotgun sequence genome encodes:
- the LOC114125242 gene encoding solute carrier family 35 member B1: MNNRAKFTICAAGIFVCYFFYGILQEKITRGTYGTQGEKFTYSLSLVFVQCVVNYAFARVVLKAFPEESADTTKSAYYAVSAVTYLLAMIFSNMALQWVNYPTQVVAKSGKPIPVMILGVLLGRKSYPLKKYLFVLLVVIGVALFMFKDGKSNPSQLDSSMSGLGEILLLLSLMMDGVTGAVQERMRSESKTKSGHMMVNMNLWSMMFLSIALIATGQIFDFISFVQRYPQIVLQLLLFSAFSALGQFFIFWTVSDFGPLPCSIVTTTRKFFTVLASVIFFGNPMLTRQWIATVIVFIGLFLDSFYGKQPVKSK; this comes from the exons ATGAACAATCGAGCTAAGTTCACCATATGTGCCGCAGGCATATTCGTGTGCTATTTCTTCTACGGTATACTCCAGGAGAAGATCACGCGCGGCACGTACGGCACTCAGGGTGAAAAGTTTACGTACTCGCTGTCGCTGGTGTTCGTGCAGTGCGTCGTCAACTATGCGTTCGCTCGAGTCGTGCTCAAAGCGTTCCCCGAAGAGAGCGCCGACACGACAAAATCGGCGTACTACGCCGTCAGCGCGGTCACGTACTTGCTGGCCATGATCTTCAGCAACATGGCGTTACAATGGGTCAACTATCCCACTCAG gtgGTGGCCAAGTCTGGAAAGCCAATACCGGTCATGATTTTGGGTGTACTGTTGGGACGCAAGTCGTATccgttaaaaaagtatttgtttGTACTGCTCGTGGTTATTGGAGTAGCTTTGTTCATGTTCAAAGATGGCAAGTCTAATCCATCACAGTTGGATTCTTCTA TGTCGGGTCTTGGAgaaatactgttattattgtcACTGATGATGGATGGTGTAACTGGAGCTGTCCAAGAGCGAATGCGTAGtgaatcaaaaacaaaatcaggACATATGATGGTTAACATGAATTTGTGGTCAATGATGTTTTTGAGTATTGCACTTATTGCCACTGGTCAAATATTTGACTTTATTAGCTTTGTACAACGTTATCCACAGATAGTTTTACAACTATTGTTATTCTCAGCATTTAGTGCACTTGGACAGTTCTTTATATTTTGGACCGTAAGTGATTTTGGACCTTTACCATGTTCAATTGTGACAACAACGAGAAAATTCTTTACTGTACTCGcatcagttatattttttggcaATCCAATGTTGACTAGACAGTGGATTGCTActgttatagtatttattggaTTATTCTTAGATAGTTTCTATGGTAAACAACCTGTCAAaagtaaatga
- the LOC114125229 gene encoding ATPase family AAA domain-containing protein 3 codes for MSWIFGMGGGNNPETPNLENIDSVSDKKPSPPPSSSSGEAYKFDSSALERAAKAAKELEKSKHAKEALDLAKLQETTKQIEHQTKIKEYEIHLEQVRMEQKRVDAEERKKLLAEETKQHQLRSQYQDQLARKRYEDQLQQQRASNEENLKRQEESVAKQEAMKKATIEHEIEMKSKLDAKKSEAKALARAKAERENHDLTMEQLKLKASEHRQTVLESIKTAGSIFGSGANALLSDWDKTLMAAGGLSLLALGIYSAKGFTGVTAKYVESRLGKPSLVRETSRFSLLESARHPILTFKELRTKKSSALKDVILPPKLESRLGDVAIATLNTKKNRGMYRNILMYGPPGTGKTLFAKKLAMHSGMDYAILTGGDVAPLGKDGVTEMHKVFDWANNSRKGLLLFVDEADAFLRKRSSELISENLRATLNAFLYRTGDQSNKFMLVLASNTPEQFDWAVNDRLDEMVEFGLPGKEERERLIMLYFDKYVLTPATQSKVKLNIEKFDYSALCKQMAEMTEGMSGREIAKLGVAWQAAGYTSEDGLLTKAMVLSRCEDAIKQHKQKMEWMSEKEKNDSRYTRQKSIH; via the exons ATGTCATGGATTTTTGGAATGGGTGGTGGCAATAACCCTGAAACACCAAACTTGGAAAATATAGACAGTGTTTCAGATAAGAAACCATCACCTCCACCATCATCATCTAGTGGCGAGGcttataaatttgattcatCTGCATTAGAACGAGCGGCTAAAGCTGCCAAAGAATTGGAAAAGTCaa aACATGCTAAGGAGGCATTAGATTTAGCTAAATTGCAAGAAACTACTAAGCAAATTGAAcaccaaacaaaaataaaagaatatgaaATTCATTTGGAACAAGTACGCATGGAGCAAAAACGAGTTGATGCTgaagaaagaaaaaagttgTTGGCTGAAGAAACTAAACAGCATCAATTACGCTCACAATATCAAGATCAGTTAGCTCGCAAAAG GTATGAAGATCAGCTTCAGCAACAACGTGCTTCTAATGAAGAGAACTTAAAGCGACAAGAAGAATCTGTAGCAAAGCAAGAAGCTATGAAAAAag CTACTATTGAACATGAAATTGAGATGAAATCTAAATTAGATGCTAAAAAATCTGAGGCCAAAGCACTAGCAAGAGCAAAGGCAGAGAGAGAGAATCATGATTTAACAATGGAACAACTCAAATTAAAAGCTTCTGAACATCGACAAACAGTTTTGGAGTCTATAAA aACTGCTGGTTCAATTTTTGGAAGCGGAGCAAATGCTTTACTTTCTGATTGGGATAAAACTTTAATGGCTGCTGGAGGTTTATCTCTTTTAGCACTAGGTATATACAGTGCCAAAGGTTTTACCGGTGTTACTGCAAAATATGTCGAATCAAGATTAG GTAAACCTTCATTGGTTAGAGAAACCTCTCGATTCTCATTGTTAGAATCAGCAAGACATCCAATTTTAACCTTTAAGGAACTCAGAACTAAAAAAAGTAGTGCGTTAAAAGATGTTATTTTACCACCAAAATTAGAATCTAGATTggg tgaTGTTGCTATTGCCACTTTAAATACTAAGAAAAACCGTGGTATGTACCGCAATATCTTGATGTATGGACCCCCAGGTACTGGAAAAACACTATTTGCCAAa AAATTAGCTATGCATTCTGGTATGGATTATGCTATATTGACTGGTGGAGATGTGGCTCCTTTAGGAAAGGATGGAGTAACCGAAATGCACAAAGTTTTTGACTGGGCAAACAACTCAAGAAAaggtttattgttatttgttgatGAAGCAGAtgcatttttaagaaaacGTAGTTCAGAGCTAATTAGTGAAAATTTACGTGCTACTTTAAACGCCTTTTTATATAGAACTGGAGATCAATCaaacaa ATTTATGCTAGTGCTGGCGAGTAACACACCTGAACAATTTGATTGGGCAGTAAATGACAGATTAGATGAAATGGTAGAGTTTGGTCTACCGGGCAAAGAAGAACGAGAACGTTTAATAATGCTATATTtcgataaatatgttttaacacCAGCAACTCAAAGCAAAGT caagTTGAATATTGAGAAATTCGACTACAGTGCTTTATGCAAACAAATGGCAGAAATGACTGAAGGAATGTCTGGTAGAGAAATTGCTAAATTAGGAGTAGCTTGGCAAGCAGCTGGTTATACTTCTGAAGATGGTCTATTAACTAAAGCGATGGTTTTAAGCCGGTGTGAAGACGCAATTAAGCAGCATAAACaaaag atgGAATGGATGagcgaaaaagaaaaaaatgattccaGATATACAAGACAAAAAAgcattcattaa